A region of the Microcoleus sp. AS-A8 genome:
TACAACTCATCGGTGATGTCGTGGTCGTAGGGATTGTTCGGTTCAATATTTGTGTCTAGTAGATATAAGGGTACGGTTCCAACCTGTACTCGCCAGATACGGGCATACACAGTACGACCTGGATAGTCTACTTCGATCCGCAGCTCTGAACCATCGGCATTCCGCTCTAGGTGAAGCGGCATATTGTAGAAATCGTTGATCGGATAGCGTTCCTGCTGCCAACCATCGGCGTTAAGGTACTGGGCAAAATAGCCTTCCTGGTAAAGCAAACCGACCGCTACCAAAGGTAAACCTAGGTCAGAGGCTGACTTGAGGTGGTCTCCAGCCAGGACACCCAAGCCACCGGAGTAGATGGGTAGACAATCCGTCAAACCATACTCAGCGCAGAAGTACGCATAGCATTCAGTTTTCTCTCCTTTGTCGCGATGTTTGCGGTACCATGTCCGCTCTTTGAGGTAGTCGTCCAGCTGTCGAGAGGCTCGCTCCATTTGGGCCAGAAAGCCTTCATCTTCCGCCACTTCCTGAAGCCGCGCTTGGCTGATGGTGCCCAGCATCAAGACAGGGTTGTGGCGGCTGGACTCCCACAAATCGCGGTCTAAACGTCGGAATAAATCTTTGGTCTCGACATTCCAATCCCAGTGGAGGTTGTAAGCCAGCTTTCGTAAGGGTTCAAGCGGCTTCGGTAGGGAAGGAGAGACGTTAAACGTGCGAATTGGCTGCATAAAGCGACAAAGTTCCAAGTCTTACTCGGATCATATTGTGTACTTACTTGTGCTGAAATTGAGAGACCTTAATACTCTTTTTGTCAACAAATGCTCACTAAGCAGTTTTTAGGGGTGGGCATATAGAAATTAGATCTTGTGTTAAAAACTCTATTTGTGTCCCTACGCACCCGATTTTACCTAGCTACAATCCACTGATCCCGCTCTTCTCTGCCATCGGCTGGAACGCAACACAACCAGGATGCGTCATAGCTGACCAAAGCCCAGCTAATACAGTCACAGACGGCTGGAGAGCGACGCCGTTTCCTTGATTCAAGCCAAAAAAAGGAAGCCACCTTTGGGTATGATTAAGAAAGTTATAGCGTTTTGTAACGCTTAAGACATTCTGCTGTTCATCCTCTCTGGGAGATATCAATATGGTGACCCTCAAAATTGTGGTCTATATCGTTGTTAGTATCTTCGTGGCTCTATTTGTGTTTGGCTTTTTGTCAAACGATCCGGCTCGTAACCCCAATCGACGGGATTTGGAGTAATTTACTCCAACGGTTAAGCGTAGCATGGTACTCTGGATGGCTGCGGCACCGATGGTGCTGGTCGTCTAGCAGGCCGAAAAAGCTTACCGCTTCATCCCCCAGTCTGAAAGGGCGAGGCGTGCCTTGCCCTGGCAGTATTCAGGGCGGTGGACGCTCACGTTTCGGAGCCGTCCCTTCGACTCTTACTGTTGAAAGATGCCCCAACCCGTTCAACCGCCTGAAACCCCTGCAATTATCCAGCCCGTAACGACTAACGATGCCGTTACTCTTGAACAAGCTTCAATCGAGGCACCGGGCGCGAGACTGAGTCGTTCGCTTTCTAGCGGAACAATCCCTAAACCGACCCCGCCAGAGGCGTTTGCTCCTGAATTTTCTCCATTGAGGGCTTATAAAAGCGCCGCCTTACTCGGCCCTCCTATTTCCGTCGGATATTCCAGACCATCCCCTGAAGCTCCATCGATAGGTGAAGCAGTAGAGCAGCAAAGCGATCGCTCCCAGAGTTTTTCAAGTTCCGCCGCCCTATCTCCCCCAACCCGTTCTTCCCCGCCCGTTTTAGTCAGTGAAGCGAATACGCTTCAAGCCTCTGCGTCCTCGAACGTCTCACCGTCTGATGCCTTAAGTGTGACACTGGGCACACAAAACGTGAAGCGTCTGGTGACTCAAGAGCGTGGGGGAGAGGCGAAAGAATTTGAGTTCAGTATTCCCAATCCAGAGACTCAACCCTCACCGGAAGAAGAAGTCGCACCCACACCCAATGAGGACGAGGTTAACCCTCAACCCCCTTCCACACCAACACCCACGCCCAACGTACCCGATAATCCCTTCGGTACAGGTGGTGTGATTGAGTTAACGGCAGACCGCCAAGAGTATGATGATCAGCGAAAAGTAATTACAGCACAGGGCAATGTTGTGTTGCGGTTTCGGGAAGCCTTACTCAATGCCGATCGCGTTGAAGTAAATTTACCCAATCGGATTATCGTCGCCCAAGGCAATGTCGCCCTAACACGAGGACAGCAGGTGTTACGGGGTCAACGCTTTGAGTATTACTTTGTCCAAGATAGTGGCGTTATTTTAAATGCCAGTGGCGAGTTATATTCACCCACCGCCGGAAGCGATCTTTCATTCTCACCAACACCGGGGAGTACCGCCCCACCCCCCCAACGACCGTTAAGTGAGCGCATCGCCAGCGATCAACCCTTACAAGGAATTAGTAACCCTGGAGGTTATTCTTTTGTGGTGGGTGGTGGGAGTTCAGCCCAAAATTTATCGGTTCCGCCATCAGGGGGAACGATTAATCGCTTTCGCTATCAAGCTGAACGGGTGGAGTTTGAAGGCTCCAATGCGATCGCTCGGAACGTGCGGATTACCAACGATCCCTTCTCACCGCCAGAGTTAGAGGTACGCGCCGATACCGCTCGATTTACACGGTTAGAACCGTTGGTGGATGAAGTGGTCGCCTCTCGACCCCGCATTGTGTTCGACCAGGGGTTTGAGCTACCCTTGTTACGCAATCGCATCACGATTGACCGTCGTCCACGGGAACCGGCTCTGCTCAACTTTGGCTATGATGGAAATGATCGGGGTGGTTTGTTTGTTGAGCGATCATTTGAGGTACTCAATACACCGAACCTGCGCTTTAGTGTCACACCCCAGTACTTTCTCCAGCGAGCCATTTTTGAGGAAGGCGTTATTGACCCCTCGGTGTTTGGGGTAAGAGCTAGGCTGGATGGGACTCTTGGGCCACGAACAACCTTGACCGGGCGTGCGGTTCTCACCACGTTCGATCCCACCGACTTTGAAGAAAATTTTCGCGGCAGTTTACGACTTCAGCAGATCATCGGCGCGACTCTCCCTCATACCCTCAACTTGGAGTCTAGCTATCGCGATCGTCTGTTTAACGGCTCCCTGGGTTTCCAGACTGTTCAGAGTAGCATCGGTGCCGTTATCACCTCACCCGTGATTCCCTTAGGGAATACAGGTATTAACCTCACTTATCAGGCCGGTGCTCAATATATCAACGCCGATACGGATCGATTAGACTTACTTGAACCCAACCGCACCAATAATCGAATTAGTCTGGGGCGTTATCAAGGCAGTGTTTCTTTAGGTAAGGGGTTTTTACTGTGGCAGGGTCAAGCTTTACCGCCAACTCCCACAGAAGGGTTACGCTATACTCCAACCCCAGTTGTTCCTTACTTATCCGTCAATACATCCGTGACCGGGGTTGCCAGTGCCTACAGTAACGGAGATACTCAACAATCCCTAAGTGGCACCATTGGACTTGTTGGGCAACTGGGTCATTTCTCTCGCCCTTACCTGGACTACACAGGTTTTAACATCGGCTACACACAGGTAGCTCTTGGGAACAAATCACCCTTCCTCTTCGACCGAGTGGCGGATACTAAAGTGCTATCTGCTGGAATCACTCAGCAAGTGTATGGCCCGTTCCGGGTTGGGTTTCAGACGTATATTAATTTAGATACAGGTAAGGAGATCAGCACGGACTACCTGTTGGAATATAGCCGTCGTACCTACAACATCCTCTTGCGCTTCAACCCAGTTCAGCAACTCGGTTCTATTAGCTTGCGGATTAACGACTTTAATTGGACTGGTAATCCACAACCTTTTGATGGTTCCAATGTGATACAGGGCGTGACTCGGTAACGTAGAGTACAGTGGTACTTCACCTGAGAGGTCAGTTCTGAGGGTGAAGGATGAAGGAGCAAAAGGTTGGATGGCTTTGTGAAAGCTCAAATCTGCTTTGGGTTTCAGAAGTCAAACCACACTTGATCACTTGATTTTTCAACCTTTATGCTTCATCCTTCAAGCCTTATTTAAAAGGAAGAGCCGTTTGCGCGTCTAGGCATGATGGGGTTTTCCACAGCATCCCGGTATTGTTCAACTTCAGCGGAATAAGCAATGGGCAGAACCGCTTCTACATTTTCGTGGGGACGAGGAATGATCACCCAAGACTCTAACGCACCACCGTAAACTCTTTCTACCGCCGCGATTCCAGCGTCCATAGCGGTTTTCACCTCCGAAACATCCCCGCGAATATTAACTGTAAAGCGAGCGCTACCTACTCGGATATATCCCACTAAGGTGACTCTACCGGCTTTGACCATTGCATCTGCTGCGGCGAGTACAGCAGGAAAGCCCTTCGTTTCAATGGACCCAACTGCGACTGTTGACATTGCCAATCTCCTGAATCTGTTGAATGATATGAAGCCAAGACATTATTGTACGAATGTTCCTTACCCCTTCTGGTGGAAATGACGATTGATTTTAGTCTTCCCATCCAGACTTGTTGAGCTTGGCAACCCCTGAATGCGACAACCTGTCGTTTGACACTGCCAAAACACATTCTGCAAAATTGACTTGGCTGAAATCTGAAAGAAATCACCCCTTCAATTCTGAACGGGTTTTCAGGTCATCCTGTCTTTCTCAGCTATGCTCGTTTCTCCTGCATTGTAGAGGTTTTATGCTCCGTCTCACTCCAGGAACAAATTTGGGATGGCTTTTCCTTTGGGTCTTCATTGCCGCTCCTGTTGTCGCCCATACTGTTGGCATATCGGGTGATGTAGCGGCGACTTTTCACATTACACCGAATCATAATCCTAAAGCTGGAAAATCGACTCAAGCTTGGTTTGCGCTGACTCGTAAAGGAGGGCAGCCAATCCCTTTATCACAATGTAACTGTCAGTTGTTTGTCTACTCTAAGCCCCGCCCTCAAAATGCACGACCTCTCCTGACTCCCCGCTTAAGAGCGATTTCAGCAGAACAGTATCGAGGGATTCCAGGGGCAGATATCGTATTTCCCACCGTTGGGGCTTACGAACTCGAACTCAGGGGCACGGCGAAGCCGGGGGCACGCTTTAGACCGTTTTCCCTGAACTATACCGTTAATGTTGGCTCTTGACGGAGAAGCACAGGAAAGGTTTTCTCTTCTCCTGAACTCCTGATGTACAATCCCTCCGGCGATACCCCATCGACTACAACGGCGCTGAGTGTAAAGATTCAGGAAGCTTCGTAAAGATTTATGACTAATCGAGGAGAGCATTAATGCCTATTTCTGTTAAATTTAAAGTTAATAAGTAAACAAAGGTTATTATTTTCATGCCATTTACCAAAGAAGAAGGCGGCCTGATCAATAATTTTGCCCCAGAGACCAAGACTTACCTGGCAGAGCCTCCGACAGGTGATCAAAAACGAAATTACATTTTATTGGGTGTGGCAGCGCTGGTACTCGTTGGGGGATTAGTCTTCGTCGCTTACTCAGCCTCTGGTATGAGCTAGTTGAGCGATACAAGGGTACTCGGAGTACCAGCAAAGCCAATTACTCAATCCGATGAGCCATTGATAGCATCTAACGGTAGGTCAAGACTGGTGCAAGTCAGGAGTTACCTAACTCCTGTATGGTTTTAATCACATCCATCGCACTCTGAGAATTCTCTGTCCTACCGTTTTGCTTGAAAAGTTCAGCCGCTTTTTTCAAGTCTGCGATCGCATCTTTATAGTTTTTCAGGTTGAAGCCAGAGAGTCCTCGATTGTAATAGGCTTCGGCAAATTCAGGTTGAATCCGAATCGCTTGGGAGTAATCTTGAATAGCGGATTGATGCTGATTGAGGCGGTTACGGGTTAAACCTCGGTTGTAAAACGCCCTAGCATTGTTGGGATTGAGCGAGAGGGCTTTTTCATAGTCAGCTAATGCGGCCTCATGGTTTCCCAGTTCATCGTGAGCATTCCCTCGGCTGACGTAAGCGTTGTCACTGCTTTGATTCAGTTCAATGGCTTTTGTGACATCAGCGATTGATTGTTGGTAATTTTTCAACACAAAATAGGTATAGCCCCTATTGCTGTAAGCTTGAGCAAATTTAGGGTTTAACCGAATCGCTTCAGTGTAGTCTGTGATCGCCTTCTCGTAACTGCCTAGGGTGTGATAAGCATACCCCCGGTTATAATAAGTGTCTGCATCTTTGGGGTCGAGTTGCAACGCCTGGTTAAAATCTGCGATCGCTCCCTGATAATTCCCCGCATTGAGTTTATCAACGCCTCGGTTATACAACTCCACAGCGCTCAGCCCTTGCTGCTGCTGGGCGGCAATCAGCCCTTGAGCAGGGGGAAGCTGGGCAAAAACGGTATTAGGTAGTCCAACCAGTAGGGTGGTAAATCCCAAAAAAGCGAGTATTCGATAAGTCGGGTTCATAGTTTCCTCTAAAGCAGCATTCTTTCTCAAGTCGTTAGCTCAAGTTTTGGGTGAACGCCTTTAAAACTCTCAAATCATGCCGTGTAGTTCCTAGAGATCTAAGCTTTAAGAACGGATTAAGACTCTTGTACTGAATATAATAGACCGTCAGAATACACTATTTTTCTTCAATAACTTAACCCAAGCTTTGTCCCCTAAAGATGAGAAAATAAAGCAGCAGGATTCAACGGAGAGTAAAGATGCTCAAAGCAATTGCCGCCCTACTGCTGCTGGTGCTGAGCCTGGGTTTACATGGATGCACGACCGGTATCAGCGGATTGAAAAGCTATGTCGATAGCATTGATGGCTATGAGTTTCTCTATCCCAATGGTTGGGTGCCCGTTCAAGTGACTACCGGGCCTGATATTGTGTTCCGCGATTTGGTAGAGCAGACAGAAAATGTTAGCGTCATCTTCAGCGAAGTGCCCAAAGGGAAAACGCTGCAAGATTTGGGAACACCAGGGGAAGTGGGCTATCAGTTGCAAAAAAATGCGATCGCGCCTGCGAATTCAGGTCGCCAAGCGGAATTGGTTAACGCTGAAGCGCGTGAGTCTGGGGATAAAACTTATTACCTGCTGGAATACAATGTCAAGCTTCCCAACCAAGAACGGCACAAC
Encoded here:
- a CDS encoding tetratricopeptide repeat protein, with the protein product MNPTYRILAFLGFTTLLVGLPNTVFAQLPPAQGLIAAQQQQGLSAVELYNRGVDKLNAGNYQGAIADFNQALQLDPKDADTYYNRGYAYHTLGSYEKAITDYTEAIRLNPKFAQAYSNRGYTYFVLKNYQQSIADVTKAIELNQSSDNAYVSRGNAHDELGNHEAALADYEKALSLNPNNARAFYNRGLTRNRLNQHQSAIQDYSQAIRIQPEFAEAYYNRGLSGFNLKNYKDAIADLKKAAELFKQNGRTENSQSAMDVIKTIQELGNS
- a CDS encoding ssl1498 family light-harvesting-like protein → MPFTKEEGGLINNFAPETKTYLAEPPTGDQKRNYILLGVAALVLVGGLVFVAYSASGMS
- a CDS encoding photosystem II reaction center protein I is translated as MVTLKIVVYIVVSIFVALFVFGFLSNDPARNPNRRDLE
- a CDS encoding DUF3769 domain-containing protein, translating into MPQPVQPPETPAIIQPVTTNDAVTLEQASIEAPGARLSRSLSSGTIPKPTPPEAFAPEFSPLRAYKSAALLGPPISVGYSRPSPEAPSIGEAVEQQSDRSQSFSSSAALSPPTRSSPPVLVSEANTLQASASSNVSPSDALSVTLGTQNVKRLVTQERGGEAKEFEFSIPNPETQPSPEEEVAPTPNEDEVNPQPPSTPTPTPNVPDNPFGTGGVIELTADRQEYDDQRKVITAQGNVVLRFREALLNADRVEVNLPNRIIVAQGNVALTRGQQVLRGQRFEYYFVQDSGVILNASGELYSPTAGSDLSFSPTPGSTAPPPQRPLSERIASDQPLQGISNPGGYSFVVGGGSSAQNLSVPPSGGTINRFRYQAERVEFEGSNAIARNVRITNDPFSPPELEVRADTARFTRLEPLVDEVVASRPRIVFDQGFELPLLRNRITIDRRPREPALLNFGYDGNDRGGLFVERSFEVLNTPNLRFSVTPQYFLQRAIFEEGVIDPSVFGVRARLDGTLGPRTTLTGRAVLTTFDPTDFEENFRGSLRLQQIIGATLPHTLNLESSYRDRLFNGSLGFQTVQSSIGAVITSPVIPLGNTGINLTYQAGAQYINADTDRLDLLEPNRTNNRISLGRYQGSVSLGKGFLLWQGQALPPTPTEGLRYTPTPVVPYLSVNTSVTGVASAYSNGDTQQSLSGTIGLVGQLGHFSRPYLDYTGFNIGYTQVALGNKSPFLFDRVADTKVLSAGITQQVYGPFRVGFQTYINLDTGKEISTDYLLEYSRRTYNILLRFNPVQQLGSISLRINDFNWTGNPQPFDGSNVIQGVTR
- a CDS encoding carbon dioxide-concentrating mechanism protein CcmK translates to MSTVAVGSIETKGFPAVLAAADAMVKAGRVTLVGYIRVGSARFTVNIRGDVSEVKTAMDAGIAAVERVYGGALESWVIIPRPHENVEAVLPIAYSAEVEQYRDAVENPIMPRRANGSSF
- a CDS encoding photosystem II reaction center PsbP family protein, with translation MLKAIAALLLLVLSLGLHGCTTGISGLKSYVDSIDGYEFLYPNGWVPVQVTTGPDIVFRDLVEQTENVSVIFSEVPKGKTLQDLGTPGEVGYQLQKNAIAPANSGRQAELVNAEARESGDKTYYLLEYNVKLPNQERHNLASVAVSRGKLYTFNASTTEGRWNKMRNVFEQVVKSFSVY